A stretch of Abyssogena phaseoliformis symbiont OG214 DNA encodes these proteins:
- the rpmA gene encoding 50S ribosomal protein L27, which translates to MAHKKAGGSTNNDRDSVSKRLGVKRFGGQAVLAGNILVRQRGTKFHPGTNVRKGKDDTLFATMDGRVVFAKKGKFMRQYVSIEIA; encoded by the coding sequence ATGGCACATAAAAAAGCAGGTGGTAGTACTAATAACGATAGAGACTCCGTATCAAAACGTCTAGGTGTTAAAAGATTTGGCGGTCAAGCTGTATTAGCTGGTAATATTTTAGTACGTCAAAGAGGTACTAAATTTCATCCGGGTACTAACGTTCGCAAGGGTAAGGACGACACATTATTTGCCACAATGGATGGCAGAGTTGTCTTTGCTAAAAAAGGTAAATTTATGCGCCAATATGTTTCGATTGAAATTGCATAA
- the rplU gene encoding 50S ribosomal protein L21, protein MYAVIKTGGQQFRVEQGTTLKIEKLEVEPGKTVTFEEVLMVADGDNVQVGTPFVPKATVEAKIISQGKGKKVHILKFRRRKHSMKQQGHRQLFTEIEIVKIKA, encoded by the coding sequence ATGTACGCAGTTATCAAGACAGGTGGTCAACAATTTAGAGTTGAGCAAGGCACAACTTTAAAGATTGAAAAATTAGAAGTTGAGCCAGGCAAGACAGTCACTTTTGAAGAAGTATTAATGGTTGCCGATGGCGACAATGTTCAAGTGGGCACACCTTTTGTACCTAAAGCGACTGTTGAGGCGAAAATTATTTCACAAGGCAAAGGAAAAAAAGTACATATTCTTAAATTCCGTCGTCGTAAACATTCAATGAAACAACAAGGTCATCGCCAGTTGTTTACTGAAATTGAAATTGTTAAAATTAAGGCATAA
- a CDS encoding peptidylprolyl isomerase: protein MIIFETNMGNIHIHVDTKNAPTNAQNFIDYVNDGFYDDTIFHRVIKNFMIQGGSFTKNMSEKTTKANIENEAKNGLKNTKYSLAMARTSAPHSASSQFFINTSDNSFLDFPGQDGWGYCVFGEVVEGFEIVHKINQVSTGNKGGHDDMPNNSVIVNKAYSAS, encoded by the coding sequence ATGATTATTTTTGAAACCAACATGGGCAATATTCACATTCACGTTGACACTAAAAACGCACCGACCAACGCGCAAAACTTTATTGATTACGTAAATGATGGCTTTTATGATGATACTATTTTTCATCGTGTGATTAAAAATTTTATGATTCAAGGTGGTAGTTTTACAAAAAATATGAGTGAAAAAACTACCAAAGCTAACATTGAAAATGAAGCCAAAAATGGCTTAAAAAATACCAAATATTCACTGGCCATGGCTAGAACTTCTGCACCACACTCTGCCAGCTCACAATTCTTTATCAACACATCTGATAATTCATTCTTAGATTTTCCCGGGCAAGATGGTTGGGGCTATTGCGTATTTGGTGAAGTTGTTGAAGGCTTTGAGATAGTTCACAAAATCAACCAAGTTTCTACTGGCAATAAAGGTGGACATGATGATATGCCAAATAACTCTGTTATTGTCAACAAGGCATATAGCGCTTCATAA
- a CDS encoding UDP-2,3-diacylglucosamine diphosphatase — MSQTLIIADLHLATDEAKTHLFIKFCQEQAVMTDQLFILGDLFNVWLGDDLSIDYYQKVVLALKTLSLKTKIFIMTGNRDFLLGDNFAKQTNCILIDAPYLLEVNNQQYVLTHGDELCTDDKGYQRLKGILQHPITKFIFLNLGVKLRLKISAQLRQKSIKAQQHKSYEIMDVNITTVNQLMQKYPSANLIHGHTHRLDTHVNDDFTRYVLGDWSNNQGNAIEISHQLNRLEISTVVN; from the coding sequence ATGAGCCAAACGCTCATCATAGCAGATTTACACCTTGCTACTGATGAGGCCAAAACCCATCTTTTTATTAAGTTTTGCCAAGAGCAGGCGGTTATGACTGATCAGCTTTTTATTCTTGGAGATTTGTTTAATGTTTGGTTGGGTGATGACTTGTCAATTGATTATTATCAAAAAGTTGTCTTAGCACTAAAAACACTGAGTCTTAAAACTAAAATTTTTATCATGACTGGCAATCGTGATTTTTTATTAGGTGATAACTTTGCCAAACAAACTAATTGTATTTTGATTGATGCGCCTTATTTACTTGAAGTCAATAACCAGCAATATGTGCTCACACATGGCGATGAGTTATGCACTGACGACAAAGGCTACCAGCGTTTAAAGGGCATACTACAACACCCAATCACAAAATTTATTTTTCTGAATTTAGGAGTAAAACTACGCTTAAAGATTAGCGCTCAATTGCGCCAAAAGAGTATCAAAGCTCAACAACATAAATCATACGAGATTATGGATGTCAATATAACAACCGTCAATCAATTAATGCAAAAATATCCTAGTGCAAATCTTATTCACGGACACACACACCGATTAGATACTCATGTGAATGATGACTTTACTAGATACGTATTGGGAGACTGGTCAAATAACCAAGGCAATGCAATTGAAATTAGTCATCAACTAAATCGCCTTGAAATTAGCACGGTAGTCAACTAA